In the Silurus meridionalis isolate SWU-2019-XX chromosome 6, ASM1480568v1, whole genome shotgun sequence genome, one interval contains:
- the LOC124387806 gene encoding cadherin-2-like has protein sequence MELSLGRGSFLLFLLTALQTGTESRSPLPCRPGFSEDVYDAPLPGNLQDEQLLLTVRFHDCGRKGRVHFECSRPTEFQIEITGEDLALRTLRPSISPSSSSPPLLVTARDDSTHEQWQTEIRLRPSGGDKSQETLGSRSLPEIIIPSRQVSSQLKRMKRDWVIPPINVPENSRGPFPQELVRIRSDHDNKVNLRYSVTGPGADQPPTGIFSIDPISGELTVLKPLDREHIANFHLRAHAVDLNGNQVENPIDIVINVIDMNDNRPEFVHQIWNGTVPEGSRPGTSVMTVTSEDKDDPRTHNGQLRYKILSQSPDSPSANMFTINNRTGSIITVAAGLDREKVSQYNLIIQATDMEGNPMYGLSNTATAIIRVTDVNDNPPEFTTDSFHGEVPENRVNVIVANLTVTDKDQPNTPAWNAVYKITGGDPTGRFSVPTDPTTNEGLVTVVKPIDYETTRTFVLTVVVMNEIPLERGIHLPRQSTATVSVRVIDVNESPYFEPNPRLIRLDEGMPAESALTTFVAQDPDRFMQQSIRYSKLSDPADWLRIDTNNGRITTIAVLDRESPYVQNNLYNATFLATDNGVPPASGTGTLQILLRDINDNAPQVFPHEVEMCEKPENSGINITALDGDLNPNAGPFAFELPGRPSDIRRNWTLTRINGDHAQLNLKIGFLERGIYEIPISITDSGNLPMSNTSYLRVKVCQCDHNGDCTDQEFLVAAGLGTGAIIAILLCIIILLILVLLFVMWMKRKDKERQAKQLLIDPEDDVRDNILKYDEEGGGEEDQDYDLSQLQQPDTMDPECVKPVGIRRLDERPLHPEPQYPVRSAAPHPGDIGDFINEGLKAADGDPTAPPYDSLLVFDYEGSGSTAGSLSSISSSSSGGDQDYDYLNDWGPRFRKLADMYGGSDE, from the exons TGAGGTTCCATGACTGTGGGCGAAAAGGACGAGTGCACTTCGAGTGCAGCCGGCCAACAGAATTCCAGATCGAGATCACCGGAGAAGACTTGGCTCTCAGGACGCTCCGGCCATCCATATCTCCCTCGTCCTCGTCTCCTCCGCTCCTTGTTACAGCGCGAGACGACTCCACTCATGAGCAGTGGCAAACCGAGATCCGGCTTCGGCCATCAGGAGGCGACAAGTCACAG GAGACGCTCGGGTCCCGGAGCCTGCCGGAGATTATAATCCCCTCACGGCAGGTGAGCAGCCAGCTCAAACGCATGAAGAGAGACTGGGTTATTCCTCCCATTAACGTCCCAGAGAACTCCAGAGGCCCTTTTCCACAGGAGTTGGTCAGG atCCGCTCAGACCATGATAACAAGGTGAACCTTCGCTACAGTGTGACCGGCCCTGGAGCTGACCAACCACCCACCGGCATCTTCTCCATCGACCCCATCTCAGGAGAACTGACCGTGCTCAAACCACTCGACCGCGAGCACATTGCCAACTTTCAC CTGAGAGCGCATGCAGTGGACCTGAATGGCAATCAAGTGGAAAACCCTATTGACATTGTGATCAACGTGATAGACATGAACGACAACCGGCCCGAGTTTGTTCATCAGATCTGGAACGGGACTGTACCAGAGGGCTCAaggccag gcaCGTCTGTAATGACGGTAACATCCGAGGATAAGGATGACCCGCGCACACACAACGGCCAGCTGCGCTATAAGATCCTGTCCCAGAGCCCCGATAGCCCCAGCGCTAACATGTTCACCATCAACAACCGCACCGGCAGCATCATCACTGTGGCAGCCGGTCTGGATCGTGag AAAGTTTCTCAGTACAATCTGATCATCCAGGCCACCGATATGGAAGGGAACCCGATGTACGGCCTTTCCAACACTGCCACGGCCATCATCAGGGTAACTGACGTCAACGACAATCCGCCCGAATTTACCACCGATTCA TTCCACGGTGAGGTGCCAGAAAACCGTGTCAATGTGATTGTGGCCAATCTGACTGTGACCGATAAAGACCAGCCCAACACACCAGCATGGAACGCAGTGTATAAGATCACAGGCGGAGATCCAACTGGCCGCTTCTCAGTCCCCACCGACCCCACTACCAACGAGGGACTGGTTACAGTCGTCAAG CCCATTGACTACGAGACGACCCGGACGTTTGTGCTGACCGTCGTGGTGATGAACGAGATCCCCCTAGAGCGAGGAATCCACCTTCCACGCCAGTCCACTGCCACTGTCTCCGTCCGAGTCATAGACGTCAATGAGAGCCCTTACTTCGAGCCCAATCCCAGACTCATCAGGCTGGACGAGGGAATGCCAGCTGAGTCTGCCCTTACTACGTTCGTAGCCCAGGATCCCGACCGTTTCATGCAACAGAGCATCAG ATATTCAAAACTCTCAGATCCGGCTGACTGGCTGAGGATCGATACTAACAACGGCCGCATCACCACCATCGCTGTTCTGGACCGAGAGTCCCCGTATGTTCAGAATAACCTCTACAACGCCACGTTCCTCGCCACCGATAATG GGGTTCCTCCAGCCAGCGGGACGGGCACCTTGCAGATCCTGCTCCGTGACATTAACGATAACGCACCCCAGGTGTTCCCTCACGAGGTGGAGATGTGCGAGAAACCCGAGAACAGCGGCATCAATATCACCGCTTTGGATGGCGACCTGAACCCCAATGCTGGACCCTTCGCCTTTGAGCTGCCTGGTCGGCCCAGTGACATCAGGAGGAACTGGACTCTAACACGCATTAAtg GTGACCACGCCCAGCTAAACCTGAAGATCGGCTTCCTCGAAAGAGGCATCTACGAGATCCCGATCTCCATCACAGACTCCGGAAACCTGCCCATGTCCAACACGTCTTACCTGCGTGTGAAGGTGTGTCAGTGCGATCACAACGGAGACTGCACGGACCAGGAGTTTCTGGTGGCTGCAGGACTGGGCACAGGTGCCATCATCGCCATTCTGCTCtgcatcatcatcctcctca TCCTGGTGCTGCTgtttgtgatgtggatgaagaGGAAGGATAAAGAGCGTCAGGCTAAACAGTTGCTCATAGACCCTGAGGATGACGTCCGGGACAACATCCTTAAATACGATGAGGAAGGAGGTGGAGAGGAGGatcag gattaCGATCTGAGTCAGCTGCAGCAGCCAGACACTATGGATCCAGAGTGTGTGAAACCCGTCGGGATCCGCAGACTGGACGAGAGACCGCTGCACCCGGAGCCTCAGTACCCAGTCAGATCGGCCGCTCCACACCCTGGCGATATCGGAGACTTCATCAATGAG GGACTGAAAGCGGCAGACGGCGACCCCACGGCTCCCCCGTACGACTCGCTGCTGGTGTTCGACTACGAGGGCAGCGGCTCGACGGCCGGCTCGCTCAGCTCCATTAGCTCCTCCAGCAGCGGCGGAGACCAGGACTACGACTACCTCAATGACTGGGGGCCGCGATTCCGCAAACTTGCCGACATGTACGGAGGCTCAGATGAGTAA